A region from the Prionailurus viverrinus isolate Anna chromosome E2, UM_Priviv_1.0, whole genome shotgun sequence genome encodes:
- the LOC125152924 gene encoding zinc finger protein 227-like isoform X1, which yields MPSQDSDLSEKEQEKMTKFQEAVTFKDVAVVFTIEELGLLDSAQRKLYRDVMVENFENLLSVGHLPFKPDMMSQLEAEEKLWMMERETQRNGYSSENHVAVPSGSKNQKEMETLRKVALKYLSHEELSCWQIWKQVASDLTSCLQRKRSQLLHGDSVQVSESENNGMNPKAGSSSYTAGVSILRTQDSCGNTYPRESPEQSRGQQVNVKNNLSICEAFMKQSLSDCISTGTEQKPYEYNECDKSICDGFSRHVPPGGDLFPCRECGKGFSYSSVLPLHNVHPGEKCSRRWPHLQALQRIRPREKHSKCHEPGDCFGKSAFHPHQSNHTGGKSYRCDSCGKGFSSSTGLIIHYRTHTGEKPYKCEECGKCFSQSSNFQCHQRVHTEEKPYKCEECGKGFGWSVNLRVHQRVHRGEKPYKCEECGKGFTQAAHYHIHQRVHTGEKPYKCDVCGKGFSHNSPLICHRRVHTGEKPYKCEACGKGFTRNTDLHIHFRVHTGEKPYKCKECGKGFSQASNLQVHQNVHTGEKRFKCETCGKGFSQSSKLQTHQRVHTGEKPYKCDVCGKDFSYSSNLKLHQVIHTGEKPYKCEECGKGFSWRSNLHAHQRVHSGEKPYKCEECDKSFSQAIDFRVHQRVHTGEKPYKCGVCGKGFSQSSGLQSHQRVHTGEKPYKCDVCGKGFRYSSQFIYHQRGHTGEKPYKCEECGKGFGRSLNLRHHQRVHTGEKPHRCEECGKAFSLPSNLRVHLSVHIREKLFKCEECGKSFSQSSRLQAHQRVHTGEKPYKCDVCGKDFSHPSRLTYHQKVHTGKNR from the exons ATGCCTTCTCAGGACTCTGACCTTTCCGAGAAGGAGCAGGAGAAAATGACCAAGTTTCAG GAGGCAGTGACGTTCAAGGACGTGGCTGTGGTCTTCACTATAGAGGAGCTGGGACTCTTGGACTCTGCCCAGAGGAAGCTGTACCGAGATGTGATGGTAGAGAACTTCGAGAACCTGCTTTCAGTGG GACATCTTCCCTTCAAGCCAGATATGATGTCCCAGTTGGAGGCAGAAGAAAAGCTTTGGATGATGGAaagagaaacccaaagaaatggataTTCCAGTGAGAACCATGTGGCTGTTCCTTCAG GCAGCAAGAATCAAAAGGAGATGGAGACTCTTCGAAAAGTTGCATTAAAATACCTTTCACACGAAGAACTATCCTGCTGGCAAATCTGGAAGCAGGTGGCAAGTGATTTAACCAGCTGTCTTCAGAGGAAGCGTTCCCAGTTACTCCACGGTGATTCTGTTCAGGTTTCTGAAAGTGAGAATAATGGAATGAATCCTAAAGCAGGTAGCTCCAGTTACACTGCAGGTGTATCTATTTTGAGAACTCAGGATTCTTGTGGGAATACCTACCCGCGTGAGTCACCGGAGCAGAGTAGAGGTCAGcaagtaaatgtgaaaaataaccTGAGTATATGTGAGGCCTTCATGAAGCAGTCACTTAGTGATTGTATTAGCACTGGCACAGAACAGAAACCCTATGAATACAATGAATGCGACAAAAGCATTTGCGATGGTTTCAGTCGACATGTACCCCCGGGAGGGGATCTCTTTCCGTGTCGTGAGTGTGGAAAGGGTTTCAGTTATAGCTCAGTGCTTCCACTTCACAACGTTCACCCAGGAGAGAAATGCTCCAGGCGGTGGCCACACCTGCAGGCTCTTCAGAGAATTCGCCCAAGAGAGAAACACAGTAAATGTCATGAACCTGGCGACTGCTTCGGTAAGAGCGCTTTTCATCCTCATCAGTCTAACCACACAGGGGGAAAGTCCTACAGATGTGACAGTTGTGGCAAGGGATTCAGTAGCAGCACAGGCCTTATCATTCATTACAGGACTCACAccggagagaaaccttacaaatgtgaAGAGTGCGGTAAGTGCTTTAGCCAGAGTTCAAATTTTCAGTGCCATCAGAGGGTCCACACTGAAGAAAAACCATACAAATGTGAAGAGTGTGGTAAGGGCTTCGGCTGGAGTGTTAATCTTCGTGTTCATCAGAGGGTCCACAGGGGTGAGAAACCCTACAAATGTGAGGAGTGTGGGAAGGGCTTCACGCAGGCTGCACACTATCACATACATCAGAGGGtccacactggggagaagccTTACAAATGTGACGTCTGTGGTAAGGGCTTCAGTCATAATTCACCGCTAATATGCCATCGGAGagtccacactggagagaaaccatacAAATGCGAGGCGTGTGGGAAGGGCTTTACCCGTAATACAGATCTTCATATCCATTTCCGagttcacacaggagagaaaccctacaAGTGTAAGGAGTGTGGGAAGGGCTTCAGTCAGGCTTCTAATCTTCAAGTCCATCAGAACGTCCACACTGGGGAGAAACGATTCAAATGTGAAACGTGTGGGAAGGGCTTCAGCCAGTCATCAAAGCTTCAAACCCATCAGAGAGTCCACACCGGAGAGAAGCCATACAAATGTGATGTGTGTGGTAAGGACTTCAGTTACAGTTCAAATCTTAAACTGCACCAGGtaattcacactggagaaaaaccATATAAATGTGAGGAGTGCGGGAAGGGCTTCAGCTGGCGATCAAATCTTCATGCTCATCAGAGAGTCCActctggagagaaaccctataaatGCGAGGAGTGTGACAAAAGCTTCAGTCAGGCCATAGACTTTCGGGTACATCAGAGAgtccatactggagagaaaccgtACAAATGCGGTGTATGTGGTAAGGGCTTCAGTCAGTCCTCTGGTCTTCAGTCCCATCAGAGAGtccacactggggagaagccatacAAATGCGATGTCTGTGGAAAGGGTTTTAGATACAGTTCACAGTTTATATACCACCAGAGAGGCCACACTGGAGAAAAACCTTACAAATGTGAGGAGTGTGGGAAAGGCTTTGGGAGGAGCTTGAACCTTCGCCATCATCAGAGGGTccatacaggagagaaaccccATAGGTGTGAAGAGTGTGGTAAGGCCTTCAGTCTCCCCTCAAATCTGAGAGTCCATCTGAGTGTTCACATTAGggaaaaactatttaaatgtgAAGAGTGTGGTAAGAGCTTCAGTCAGAGTTCGCGTCTTCAAGCCCATCAGAGAGTACACACTGGTGAGAAACCATACAAATGTGATGTATGTGGTAAGGACTTCAGTCACCCTTCACGTCTCACGTACCATCAGAAAGTCCACACCGGCAAGAATCGTTAA
- the LOC125152924 gene encoding zinc finger protein 227-like isoform X2, with amino-acid sequence MVENFENLLSVGHLPFKPDMMSQLEAEEKLWMMERETQRNGYSSENHVAVPSGSKNQKEMETLRKVALKYLSHEELSCWQIWKQVASDLTSCLQRKRSQLLHGDSVQVSESENNGMNPKAGSSSYTAGVSILRTQDSCGNTYPRESPEQSRGQQVNVKNNLSICEAFMKQSLSDCISTGTEQKPYEYNECDKSICDGFSRHVPPGGDLFPCRECGKGFSYSSVLPLHNVHPGEKCSRRWPHLQALQRIRPREKHSKCHEPGDCFGKSAFHPHQSNHTGGKSYRCDSCGKGFSSSTGLIIHYRTHTGEKPYKCEECGKCFSQSSNFQCHQRVHTEEKPYKCEECGKGFGWSVNLRVHQRVHRGEKPYKCEECGKGFTQAAHYHIHQRVHTGEKPYKCDVCGKGFSHNSPLICHRRVHTGEKPYKCEACGKGFTRNTDLHIHFRVHTGEKPYKCKECGKGFSQASNLQVHQNVHTGEKRFKCETCGKGFSQSSKLQTHQRVHTGEKPYKCDVCGKDFSYSSNLKLHQVIHTGEKPYKCEECGKGFSWRSNLHAHQRVHSGEKPYKCEECDKSFSQAIDFRVHQRVHTGEKPYKCGVCGKGFSQSSGLQSHQRVHTGEKPYKCDVCGKGFRYSSQFIYHQRGHTGEKPYKCEECGKGFGRSLNLRHHQRVHTGEKPHRCEECGKAFSLPSNLRVHLSVHIREKLFKCEECGKSFSQSSRLQAHQRVHTGEKPYKCDVCGKDFSHPSRLTYHQKVHTGKNR; translated from the exons ATGGTAGAGAACTTCGAGAACCTGCTTTCAGTGG GACATCTTCCCTTCAAGCCAGATATGATGTCCCAGTTGGAGGCAGAAGAAAAGCTTTGGATGATGGAaagagaaacccaaagaaatggataTTCCAGTGAGAACCATGTGGCTGTTCCTTCAG GCAGCAAGAATCAAAAGGAGATGGAGACTCTTCGAAAAGTTGCATTAAAATACCTTTCACACGAAGAACTATCCTGCTGGCAAATCTGGAAGCAGGTGGCAAGTGATTTAACCAGCTGTCTTCAGAGGAAGCGTTCCCAGTTACTCCACGGTGATTCTGTTCAGGTTTCTGAAAGTGAGAATAATGGAATGAATCCTAAAGCAGGTAGCTCCAGTTACACTGCAGGTGTATCTATTTTGAGAACTCAGGATTCTTGTGGGAATACCTACCCGCGTGAGTCACCGGAGCAGAGTAGAGGTCAGcaagtaaatgtgaaaaataaccTGAGTATATGTGAGGCCTTCATGAAGCAGTCACTTAGTGATTGTATTAGCACTGGCACAGAACAGAAACCCTATGAATACAATGAATGCGACAAAAGCATTTGCGATGGTTTCAGTCGACATGTACCCCCGGGAGGGGATCTCTTTCCGTGTCGTGAGTGTGGAAAGGGTTTCAGTTATAGCTCAGTGCTTCCACTTCACAACGTTCACCCAGGAGAGAAATGCTCCAGGCGGTGGCCACACCTGCAGGCTCTTCAGAGAATTCGCCCAAGAGAGAAACACAGTAAATGTCATGAACCTGGCGACTGCTTCGGTAAGAGCGCTTTTCATCCTCATCAGTCTAACCACACAGGGGGAAAGTCCTACAGATGTGACAGTTGTGGCAAGGGATTCAGTAGCAGCACAGGCCTTATCATTCATTACAGGACTCACAccggagagaaaccttacaaatgtgaAGAGTGCGGTAAGTGCTTTAGCCAGAGTTCAAATTTTCAGTGCCATCAGAGGGTCCACACTGAAGAAAAACCATACAAATGTGAAGAGTGTGGTAAGGGCTTCGGCTGGAGTGTTAATCTTCGTGTTCATCAGAGGGTCCACAGGGGTGAGAAACCCTACAAATGTGAGGAGTGTGGGAAGGGCTTCACGCAGGCTGCACACTATCACATACATCAGAGGGtccacactggggagaagccTTACAAATGTGACGTCTGTGGTAAGGGCTTCAGTCATAATTCACCGCTAATATGCCATCGGAGagtccacactggagagaaaccatacAAATGCGAGGCGTGTGGGAAGGGCTTTACCCGTAATACAGATCTTCATATCCATTTCCGagttcacacaggagagaaaccctacaAGTGTAAGGAGTGTGGGAAGGGCTTCAGTCAGGCTTCTAATCTTCAAGTCCATCAGAACGTCCACACTGGGGAGAAACGATTCAAATGTGAAACGTGTGGGAAGGGCTTCAGCCAGTCATCAAAGCTTCAAACCCATCAGAGAGTCCACACCGGAGAGAAGCCATACAAATGTGATGTGTGTGGTAAGGACTTCAGTTACAGTTCAAATCTTAAACTGCACCAGGtaattcacactggagaaaaaccATATAAATGTGAGGAGTGCGGGAAGGGCTTCAGCTGGCGATCAAATCTTCATGCTCATCAGAGAGTCCActctggagagaaaccctataaatGCGAGGAGTGTGACAAAAGCTTCAGTCAGGCCATAGACTTTCGGGTACATCAGAGAgtccatactggagagaaaccgtACAAATGCGGTGTATGTGGTAAGGGCTTCAGTCAGTCCTCTGGTCTTCAGTCCCATCAGAGAGtccacactggggagaagccatacAAATGCGATGTCTGTGGAAAGGGTTTTAGATACAGTTCACAGTTTATATACCACCAGAGAGGCCACACTGGAGAAAAACCTTACAAATGTGAGGAGTGTGGGAAAGGCTTTGGGAGGAGCTTGAACCTTCGCCATCATCAGAGGGTccatacaggagagaaaccccATAGGTGTGAAGAGTGTGGTAAGGCCTTCAGTCTCCCCTCAAATCTGAGAGTCCATCTGAGTGTTCACATTAGggaaaaactatttaaatgtgAAGAGTGTGGTAAGAGCTTCAGTCAGAGTTCGCGTCTTCAAGCCCATCAGAGAGTACACACTGGTGAGAAACCATACAAATGTGATGTATGTGGTAAGGACTTCAGTCACCCTTCACGTCTCACGTACCATCAGAAAGTCCACACCGGCAAGAATCGTTAA
- the LOC125152924 gene encoding zinc finger protein 227-like isoform X3: MMSQLEAEEKLWMMERETQRNGYSSENHVAVPSGSKNQKEMETLRKVALKYLSHEELSCWQIWKQVASDLTSCLQRKRSQLLHGDSVQVSESENNGMNPKAGSSSYTAGVSILRTQDSCGNTYPRESPEQSRGQQVNVKNNLSICEAFMKQSLSDCISTGTEQKPYEYNECDKSICDGFSRHVPPGGDLFPCRECGKGFSYSSVLPLHNVHPGEKCSRRWPHLQALQRIRPREKHSKCHEPGDCFGKSAFHPHQSNHTGGKSYRCDSCGKGFSSSTGLIIHYRTHTGEKPYKCEECGKCFSQSSNFQCHQRVHTEEKPYKCEECGKGFGWSVNLRVHQRVHRGEKPYKCEECGKGFTQAAHYHIHQRVHTGEKPYKCDVCGKGFSHNSPLICHRRVHTGEKPYKCEACGKGFTRNTDLHIHFRVHTGEKPYKCKECGKGFSQASNLQVHQNVHTGEKRFKCETCGKGFSQSSKLQTHQRVHTGEKPYKCDVCGKDFSYSSNLKLHQVIHTGEKPYKCEECGKGFSWRSNLHAHQRVHSGEKPYKCEECDKSFSQAIDFRVHQRVHTGEKPYKCGVCGKGFSQSSGLQSHQRVHTGEKPYKCDVCGKGFRYSSQFIYHQRGHTGEKPYKCEECGKGFGRSLNLRHHQRVHTGEKPHRCEECGKAFSLPSNLRVHLSVHIREKLFKCEECGKSFSQSSRLQAHQRVHTGEKPYKCDVCGKDFSHPSRLTYHQKVHTGKNR, from the exons ATGATGTCCCAGTTGGAGGCAGAAGAAAAGCTTTGGATGATGGAaagagaaacccaaagaaatggataTTCCAGTGAGAACCATGTGGCTGTTCCTTCAG GCAGCAAGAATCAAAAGGAGATGGAGACTCTTCGAAAAGTTGCATTAAAATACCTTTCACACGAAGAACTATCCTGCTGGCAAATCTGGAAGCAGGTGGCAAGTGATTTAACCAGCTGTCTTCAGAGGAAGCGTTCCCAGTTACTCCACGGTGATTCTGTTCAGGTTTCTGAAAGTGAGAATAATGGAATGAATCCTAAAGCAGGTAGCTCCAGTTACACTGCAGGTGTATCTATTTTGAGAACTCAGGATTCTTGTGGGAATACCTACCCGCGTGAGTCACCGGAGCAGAGTAGAGGTCAGcaagtaaatgtgaaaaataaccTGAGTATATGTGAGGCCTTCATGAAGCAGTCACTTAGTGATTGTATTAGCACTGGCACAGAACAGAAACCCTATGAATACAATGAATGCGACAAAAGCATTTGCGATGGTTTCAGTCGACATGTACCCCCGGGAGGGGATCTCTTTCCGTGTCGTGAGTGTGGAAAGGGTTTCAGTTATAGCTCAGTGCTTCCACTTCACAACGTTCACCCAGGAGAGAAATGCTCCAGGCGGTGGCCACACCTGCAGGCTCTTCAGAGAATTCGCCCAAGAGAGAAACACAGTAAATGTCATGAACCTGGCGACTGCTTCGGTAAGAGCGCTTTTCATCCTCATCAGTCTAACCACACAGGGGGAAAGTCCTACAGATGTGACAGTTGTGGCAAGGGATTCAGTAGCAGCACAGGCCTTATCATTCATTACAGGACTCACAccggagagaaaccttacaaatgtgaAGAGTGCGGTAAGTGCTTTAGCCAGAGTTCAAATTTTCAGTGCCATCAGAGGGTCCACACTGAAGAAAAACCATACAAATGTGAAGAGTGTGGTAAGGGCTTCGGCTGGAGTGTTAATCTTCGTGTTCATCAGAGGGTCCACAGGGGTGAGAAACCCTACAAATGTGAGGAGTGTGGGAAGGGCTTCACGCAGGCTGCACACTATCACATACATCAGAGGGtccacactggggagaagccTTACAAATGTGACGTCTGTGGTAAGGGCTTCAGTCATAATTCACCGCTAATATGCCATCGGAGagtccacactggagagaaaccatacAAATGCGAGGCGTGTGGGAAGGGCTTTACCCGTAATACAGATCTTCATATCCATTTCCGagttcacacaggagagaaaccctacaAGTGTAAGGAGTGTGGGAAGGGCTTCAGTCAGGCTTCTAATCTTCAAGTCCATCAGAACGTCCACACTGGGGAGAAACGATTCAAATGTGAAACGTGTGGGAAGGGCTTCAGCCAGTCATCAAAGCTTCAAACCCATCAGAGAGTCCACACCGGAGAGAAGCCATACAAATGTGATGTGTGTGGTAAGGACTTCAGTTACAGTTCAAATCTTAAACTGCACCAGGtaattcacactggagaaaaaccATATAAATGTGAGGAGTGCGGGAAGGGCTTCAGCTGGCGATCAAATCTTCATGCTCATCAGAGAGTCCActctggagagaaaccctataaatGCGAGGAGTGTGACAAAAGCTTCAGTCAGGCCATAGACTTTCGGGTACATCAGAGAgtccatactggagagaaaccgtACAAATGCGGTGTATGTGGTAAGGGCTTCAGTCAGTCCTCTGGTCTTCAGTCCCATCAGAGAGtccacactggggagaagccatacAAATGCGATGTCTGTGGAAAGGGTTTTAGATACAGTTCACAGTTTATATACCACCAGAGAGGCCACACTGGAGAAAAACCTTACAAATGTGAGGAGTGTGGGAAAGGCTTTGGGAGGAGCTTGAACCTTCGCCATCATCAGAGGGTccatacaggagagaaaccccATAGGTGTGAAGAGTGTGGTAAGGCCTTCAGTCTCCCCTCAAATCTGAGAGTCCATCTGAGTGTTCACATTAGggaaaaactatttaaatgtgAAGAGTGTGGTAAGAGCTTCAGTCAGAGTTCGCGTCTTCAAGCCCATCAGAGAGTACACACTGGTGAGAAACCATACAAATGTGATGTATGTGGTAAGGACTTCAGTCACCCTTCACGTCTCACGTACCATCAGAAAGTCCACACCGGCAAGAATCGTTAA